The following are encoded together in the Parabacteroides chongii genome:
- a CDS encoding RnfABCDGE type electron transport complex subunit G — MAKLKSTLPNMLLSLTIICVAAGAILAGVNMYTTGPIAASKAAALEAAIKAVTPEFDNKPSEDAYMAVTAEGDSLKIYPATKGGEFVGAAVESNTKKGFSGEIKVIVGFDKTGKLLNYSVLQHAETPGLGAKMQEWFSADKNKQSVLGRDLTSGPLKVTKDGGDVDAITAATITSRAFLDAVNRAYSAFSGTDGVTGATANTKEGGNDNE, encoded by the coding sequence ATGGCAAAACTAAAATCAACATTACCCAATATGCTTTTGTCGCTTACCATCATTTGTGTGGCGGCCGGAGCGATATTAGCTGGAGTGAACATGTACACCACCGGTCCGATTGCCGCCTCCAAAGCGGCTGCGCTGGAAGCAGCGATCAAAGCTGTTACCCCTGAGTTTGACAATAAACCATCGGAAGATGCCTATATGGCCGTTACAGCCGAAGGCGACTCACTAAAGATCTACCCGGCTACCAAAGGCGGTGAATTCGTAGGTGCTGCCGTTGAAAGTAACACCAAGAAAGGATTCAGCGGCGAAATTAAAGTAATCGTCGGATTTGATAAAACTGGAAAACTGTTAAACTATTCAGTATTGCAACATGCGGAAACTCCGGGTCTCGGTGCCAAGATGCAGGAATGGTTTAGTGCAGATAAGAACAAACAAAGTGTGCTGGGACGCGACTTGACAAGCGGACCGCTAAAAGTAACTAAAGACGGTGGAGACGTGGACGCTATCACAGCTGCAACCATCACCAGCCGCGCATTCCTGGATGCAGTGAACCGCGCTTACAGCGCATTCTCTGGTACTGACGGAGTAACCGGTGCAACCGCTAACACTAAAGAGGGAGGAAACGACAATGAGTAA